In the genome of Coleofasciculus sp. FACHB-1120, one region contains:
- the mreD gene encoding rod shape-determining protein MreD: MINVSDLSPWPRQMLNWAVTIGSALLCLLVLPMRLPGMELLGIGPNWLLIWVVAWSLKRTMLQGAIAGLVLGLIQDGMTSPDPSHALSLAVVGILTARIQKQRYIEEDFISVALIVFGMAVVGETVSAIQFTLQGDRDLTAIWTYHQRIALSSAILSSLWAPVVYYPLNRWWQQMNLLGQSSK, translated from the coding sequence ATGATCAATGTATCTGACTTGTCACCTTGGCCTCGTCAAATGCTTAACTGGGCAGTAACCATTGGTTCTGCCCTGTTATGCTTATTGGTCTTGCCGATGCGCCTACCGGGAATGGAATTGTTGGGAATTGGCCCCAACTGGTTGTTAATTTGGGTGGTCGCCTGGAGTTTGAAGCGAACAATGTTGCAAGGGGCGATCGCTGGTTTAGTGTTAGGACTGATCCAAGATGGGATGACATCCCCCGATCCCAGTCATGCCCTCAGTTTAGCAGTGGTAGGAATTTTGACCGCTCGGATTCAAAAGCAGCGGTATATTGAGGAAGATTTTATTTCGGTGGCGTTAATTGTTTTTGGGATGGCGGTTGTGGGGGAGACGGTGAGTGCAATTCAGTTCACGCTACAGGGCGATCGCGATCTAACCGCAATTTGGACATATCACCAGCGTATTGCCCTCTCCAGTGCCATCCTGAGCAGCCTTTGGGCACCTGTTGTTTACTATCCTCTAAATCGCTGGTGGCAGCAGATGAACCTGTTAGGGCAGTCTTCCAAGTAG